Proteins encoded within one genomic window of Spiroplasma sabaudiense Ar-1343:
- a CDS encoding 2-oxo acid dehydrogenase subunit E2 produces the protein MNRIKFKTNSNLKGIVEKVYVFDGDIVEKGQVIAKISTQLETFDIIAHVNGVIKNINILESLIVSNGDIIFDIFSEQEVKNIHGTSSVGRTLKDVITEKPRYNAPKYDKRDQEIYENAQTMTMEVLDGEEKSSILVETVNMKTRPINISTTQLKDINLEEQLSEISQEWEEENDTNTLEMNRVRFDDLTSGFDGLTQELKKQANLESQMADDSTLATALLHNEDGFNLPASSLLSDLDKSSTQTNNDDLFEQILAFEDLDDFDVKPTVETSKELSQFEVDFSEKPMVEDLNSNNIKEIPQKTTDFSDHLNDDTMTFNQYQNSDEDEKPQLSEINQDKVAKKEPEKDFLHLSSQDKDDLKESSQNPNFNFKTEIEEIKKSLASDLKETQSEVIDESLFIKNKGDSWEKTIKEFNFLTKTANLDNSKGLNSQFLKKSTNTKSLDKKVNEQVTPSMTIDVEIDLTSLTNLYDLMSRAFLEQGLELSLMAFFIKAILKARQKLLNHKIIPGLEEQNAIQYSLFSVKEMVEAAIFLDAEININELTRRLTDQRQEFQFSGDFPIAPESQISITDFGYLKLTRGQKKLRPGEFFNFGVGHIYQKPVAENNTVFIKNMVVVSMTFNCELVNLIQANNFLQDFSKYIINPGLLI, from the coding sequence ATGAATAGAATTAAATTTAAAACAAATAGTAATCTCAAGGGAATAGTTGAAAAAGTTTATGTTTTTGATGGTGATATTGTTGAAAAAGGCCAAGTTATTGCGAAGATTTCTACTCAATTAGAAACTTTTGATATTATAGCCCATGTCAATGGTGTTATTAAAAATATAAATATCTTAGAGTCTCTCATTGTTAGTAACGGAGATATTATTTTTGATATTTTTTCGGAGCAAGAAGTTAAAAATATTCACGGAACAAGTAGTGTTGGTAGAACCTTAAAAGATGTAATCACAGAAAAACCCCGCTATAATGCTCCAAAATATGATAAAAGAGATCAAGAAATTTATGAAAACGCACAAACGATGACAATGGAAGTTTTGGATGGAGAAGAAAAAAGTTCAATATTGGTTGAGACAGTAAATATGAAAACTCGACCAATAAATATTTCAACAACACAACTCAAAGATATTAATTTAGAAGAACAGCTTTCAGAAATCAGTCAAGAATGAGAAGAAGAAAACGATACAAATACTTTGGAAATGAATCGCGTTCGCTTTGATGACTTAACAAGTGGCTTTGATGGTTTAACCCAAGAGTTAAAAAAACAAGCCAACCTTGAATCACAAATGGCTGATGATTCCACTCTGGCAACAGCACTTTTACATAATGAAGATGGCTTTAATCTTCCAGCTTCAAGTTTACTATCTGATTTAGATAAATCATCAACCCAAACAAATAATGATGACCTTTTTGAGCAAATTTTAGCATTCGAAGATCTAGATGATTTTGATGTTAAACCAACTGTAGAAACTTCAAAAGAACTATCTCAGTTCGAAGTTGACTTTAGTGAAAAGCCAATGGTTGAGGACCTTAACTCAAATAATATTAAAGAAATACCTCAAAAAACGACGGATTTTAGCGATCATTTAAATGATGATACAATGACTTTTAATCAATATCAAAACAGTGATGAAGATGAGAAACCTCAATTATCAGAAATAAATCAGGATAAAGTGGCCAAAAAAGAGCCAGAAAAGGATTTTTTACATCTATCTAGTCAAGACAAAGATGATTTGAAAGAATCCTCTCAAAACCCTAATTTCAACTTTAAAACTGAAATTGAGGAAATAAAAAAATCCCTTGCAAGTGATTTGAAAGAAACTCAAAGTGAAGTAATTGATGAGTCGCTGTTTATTAAAAATAAAGGAGATAGTTGGGAAAAAACAATTAAAGAGTTTAATTTTTTAACTAAAACAGCTAACCTTGATAATTCAAAGGGGTTAAATTCGCAATTTCTTAAAAAATCCACAAACACTAAATCTTTGGATAAAAAGGTAAATGAGCAAGTAACCCCAAGCATGACAATCGATGTAGAGATTGATTTAACATCACTAACTAACTTGTATGATTTAATGTCGCGAGCATTTTTAGAACAAGGTTTAGAACTTAGTTTGATGGCGTTTTTCATAAAGGCAATTTTAAAGGCACGTCAGAAGTTGTTAAACCATAAAATTATTCCAGGCTTGGAGGAACAAAATGCAATCCAGTATTCGCTATTTAGCGTTAAAGAAATGGTCGAGGCAGCAATTTTCCTTGATGCTGAAATAAATATAAACGAATTAACAAGACGGCTAACTGACCAAAGGCAAGAATTCCAATTCTCAGGAGATTTTCCAATTGCCCCAGAATCTCAAATCTCAATAACCGACTTCGGCTATCTGAAATTAACTAGAGGTCAAAAAAAATTAAGACCTGGAGAGTTTTTTAATTTTGGTGTTGGTCACATTTACCAAAAACCAGTTGCAGAGAATAACACAGTCTTTATTAAAAATATGGTTGTTGTCTCGATGACTTTTAATTGCGAGTTAGTTAACTTAATTCAAGCAAATAACTTTTTACAAGACTTTAGCAAATACATTATCAATCCTGGATTATTAATTTAG
- the trmFO gene encoding methylenetetrahydrofolate--tRNA-(uracil(54)-C(5))-methyltransferase (FADH(2)-oxidizing) TrmFO, translating into MKLQVNVVGAGLAGCEAAFQLAERGFKVRLYEVKKIQKNEIQKTDLFGELVCSNTFRSNSLKNAVGILKAELKLLNSVVLNVAYETQIPSDDALAVDRNNFSQKLTDIISKHENIEVIDLDFCEIDENPTIIASGPLTTLKLQEAISKITGKNKLFFLDASAPIVTKESINFDEVFWASRHNQGNGNYICIPLDEEKFNAWHDELIKAEVVALPEFEKEIFFNGCQPVEILAKKGKRNLLNGPLSANKLLAPGQEKPPFAVVQLRQDDAIDSLYNIVGFQTNLKWPEQERIIKLLPGLKEAQIIRYGVLHKNNYINSPKILNPSLQVMRKKSLFFAGQITGVEGYLESVASGMVAALGMVAFLTKQKFQPLPQETVIGALTNYVTNSKHKKLKPMKANLAILPPMEQQFSDRKLKNQALCDRALASMEAYLLK; encoded by the coding sequence TTAAAATTGCAAGTTAATGTTGTTGGAGCCGGTTTGGCTGGTTGTGAAGCTGCTTTCCAATTAGCAGAACGCGGTTTCAAGGTTAGACTCTATGAAGTTAAAAAAATCCAAAAAAACGAAATTCAAAAAACAGATTTATTTGGCGAATTGGTATGCAGTAATACTTTTCGAAGTAATTCTCTAAAAAATGCAGTAGGGATTTTAAAGGCAGAATTAAAACTATTAAACTCTGTAGTTTTGAATGTTGCGTATGAAACCCAAATTCCAAGCGATGACGCACTAGCAGTTGATAGAAATAATTTTTCTCAAAAACTCACTGACATTATTTCAAAACATGAAAATATTGAAGTTATTGATTTAGATTTTTGTGAAATTGATGAAAATCCGACTATTATTGCTTCAGGTCCGCTAACAACCTTAAAATTACAAGAAGCGATTTCAAAAATTACTGGTAAAAATAAATTATTTTTTTTAGATGCTTCTGCACCAATTGTTACAAAAGAATCAATTAATTTCGACGAGGTTTTTTGAGCCTCTCGTCATAATCAAGGTAATGGTAACTACATATGTATTCCTTTGGATGAAGAAAAATTTAATGCTTGGCATGACGAATTAATCAAAGCAGAAGTTGTTGCGCTTCCAGAATTTGAAAAAGAAATATTTTTTAACGGATGTCAGCCAGTTGAAATTTTGGCAAAAAAAGGGAAACGAAATTTATTAAATGGTCCTTTAAGTGCAAATAAACTACTTGCACCCGGTCAAGAAAAACCTCCTTTTGCGGTTGTGCAATTGCGCCAAGATGATGCAATTGACTCTTTATATAATATCGTTGGCTTTCAAACAAATCTAAAATGACCAGAGCAGGAAAGAATTATTAAACTATTGCCTGGGTTGAAAGAGGCGCAAATAATTCGTTATGGAGTTTTGCATAAAAATAATTATATTAATTCTCCAAAAATTTTAAATCCGAGTCTACAAGTTATGCGAAAGAAAAGTTTGTTCTTTGCTGGTCAAATAACAGGGGTTGAGGGTTATTTAGAATCGGTTGCCTCTGGAATGGTTGCTGCCTTGGGAATGGTTGCCTTTTTAACAAAACAAAAATTCCAGCCGTTACCTCAAGAAACAGTTATTGGGGCACTTACCAATTATGTGACGAATTCAAAACATAAAAAACTCAAACCAATGAAAGCTAATTTAGCAATTTTACCTCCGATGGAACAGCAATTTTCTGATCGAAAGTTAAAAAATCAGGCTTTGTGTGATAGGGCTTTGGCATCAATGGAAGCTTATTTATTAAAATAA
- a CDS encoding copper homeostasis protein CutC: MILEVIAKDLEDVKRINNSQANRIELCANLEVGGLTPDRELILAVTQISRLPVNVIVRPTARDFVYSEAEFNQMLDDIRFINKTTAKGIVIGVLTKDNEIDYKRMLKIMETVKNKTVTFHKAFDFLNNPVEGALFLDSINVSNILTAGGLGDIVDNLEVINDVNLNTVLKVLAGGGVNIENVGQILNVTDQIHIGTAARSQNNWDSEIDINKINAFKQSKAQV, from the coding sequence ATGATTTTAGAAGTTATTGCTAAGGATTTAGAAGATGTCAAAAGAATAAACAATTCGCAAGCTAACCGTATTGAACTGTGCGCTAATTTAGAGGTTGGGGGATTAACTCCAGATCGTGAATTAATTTTAGCGGTTACTCAGATTTCTAGGCTTCCAGTTAATGTAATTGTTAGACCTACAGCTAGAGACTTTGTCTATTCTGAAGCTGAATTTAATCAAATGCTAGATGATATTAGATTTATTAACAAAACTACTGCCAAAGGAATTGTAATCGGAGTTTTGACAAAAGATAACGAAATTGATTACAAGAGAATGTTAAAGATAATGGAAACTGTTAAAAATAAAACAGTAACTTTTCACAAAGCTTTTGACTTTTTAAATAATCCAGTTGAAGGAGCATTGTTTTTGGATTCAATAAATGTTAGCAATATTTTGACTGCTGGAGGCCTTGGAGATATTGTTGATAATCTTGAAGTAATTAATGATGTAAATCTCAATACCGTTTTAAAGGTTCTAGCTGGTGGTGGGGTTAACATTGAAAATGTTGGACAAATATTAAATGTTACAGATCAAATTCACATTGGAACCGCAGCTAGATCTCAAAATAATTGGGATAGTGAAATTGATATTAATAAAATAAATGCATTTAAACAGTCAAAGGCTCAGGTTTAA
- the metK gene encoding methionine adenosyltransferase produces the protein MKKLFTSESVSEGHPDKICDQISDAILDEVLKQDPNSKVACECFATTNFILIGGEISTRAKVDYIQVARDVLRRIGYNNSEWGIGADTCEIINKIEEQSSDIAMGIDQANDIIGAGDQGIMFGYATNEAPNFMPLAIAIAHDLVYLATKLRKNKIFIDARPDMKSQVTIDYSDIKKPKVDTILMSIQHNSDFDEKNFKKFVKEKIMNEIVVNKYQLNDDFKILINPTGRFVIGGPQGDTGLTGRKIIADTYGGYARHGGGAFSGKDGTKVDRSAAYMARYAAKNLVAAGLADKLEIQLSYAIGIPTPVSIFIETFGTEHTNIENIYAALENNFDFSVAQIIKKLDLRKPTFFKTSKYGHFGIQDCSWENLDKVEVLRNYLK, from the coding sequence ATGAAAAAATTATTTACAAGCGAATCGGTTTCAGAAGGACATCCAGATAAGATTTGCGATCAGATTTCTGATGCAATTTTGGATGAGGTTTTAAAGCAGGATCCAAATTCAAAAGTTGCATGTGAGTGTTTTGCAACAACTAATTTTATTTTAATTGGTGGAGAAATATCGACTCGAGCAAAAGTTGACTATATTCAAGTTGCAAGAGACGTACTAAGACGCATTGGCTATAATAACTCAGAATGAGGTATTGGCGCTGACACATGTGAAATTATCAATAAAATTGAAGAGCAGTCAAGTGACATTGCAATGGGAATTGATCAGGCAAACGATATTATTGGAGCTGGAGACCAGGGGATTATGTTTGGATATGCAACAAATGAAGCACCAAACTTTATGCCTTTGGCAATCGCAATTGCCCACGACTTAGTTTACCTAGCAACAAAGTTAAGAAAAAATAAAATATTTATTGATGCTCGCCCAGATATGAAGTCTCAAGTAACAATTGATTACTCAGATATAAAAAAACCTAAAGTTGATACAATTTTAATGTCAATTCAACACAATTCAGATTTTGACGAAAAAAACTTTAAAAAATTTGTAAAAGAAAAAATAATGAACGAAATTGTTGTAAATAAATACCAATTAAATGATGACTTTAAAATCTTAATTAATCCAACTGGCCGCTTTGTAATTGGGGGGCCGCAAGGGGATACTGGATTAACAGGTCGTAAAATTATTGCTGACACTTATGGGGGCTATGCTCGCCACGGAGGAGGAGCATTTTCTGGAAAAGATGGAACAAAGGTTGATCGTAGTGCAGCCTATATGGCACGTTATGCTGCTAAAAATTTAGTTGCAGCAGGGCTGGCTGATAAATTGGAAATTCAATTAAGTTATGCAATTGGAATTCCAACCCCAGTCTCTATTTTTATTGAAACATTTGGAACAGAACATACAAATATTGAAAACATTTATGCTGCTTTGGAAAATAATTTTGACTTTTCGGTTGCACAAATAATTAAAAAACTAGATTTACGAAAACCAACATTCTTTAAAACCAGTAAGTATGGTCATTTTGGAATTCAAGATTGTTCTTGAGAAAATCTTGATAAAGTAGAAGTTTTAAGAAATTACTTAAAATAA
- a CDS encoding serine aminopeptidase domain-containing protein has translation MTGSWVVMLLYAIIGFFEMLILAAIIFKIIIFNTLSKSSNKIQAPELVKKKFFITSDQYNLKWFGEINPNGQEILLCLHDLGYSSKQFDKLEDFFLKKSKTISVISYDQRNYGRNNATQIRNLGQHLQDLKSIVSLIKSKHPEQNISILASGFGALLAQEFFNNTDVGQIFLFSIPSKIFQTIEGKTFFKVFGGTLFSSKKLVKLNYSVNDFTTDTIEAKAFDQNLTQAGFISVREIYQFKILRNRFWKKISKNNKKVVIWQSDNDVLSDSKFLSKKVQISKLPIQQFKIVKAKKHLLLNDINSEVIFNEIKEVLINEGLFTSKERISSI, from the coding sequence ATGACGGGCAGTTGAGTAGTTATGTTGCTTTACGCAATAATTGGTTTTTTTGAAATGTTAATTCTGGCTGCCATAATTTTTAAAATTATTATTTTCAATACTTTAAGTAAAAGTTCAAACAAAATCCAAGCTCCAGAATTAGTTAAAAAAAAGTTTTTTATTACATCAGATCAATACAATTTAAAATGATTTGGTGAAATCAATCCTAACGGTCAAGAAATACTCCTGTGTTTACACGACTTAGGTTATTCTTCTAAGCAATTTGACAAACTCGAAGATTTTTTCTTGAAAAAATCTAAAACAATTTCAGTAATAAGTTATGATCAAAGAAATTATGGAAGAAATAATGCCACTCAAATTCGAAATTTAGGTCAACACTTACAAGATCTTAAAAGCATTGTTTCTTTAATTAAATCAAAGCATCCAGAGCAAAATATTTCGATTTTGGCTTCAGGGTTTGGGGCGTTACTAGCTCAGGAATTTTTTAATAATACAGATGTTGGTCAGATATTTTTGTTTTCTATTCCTTCAAAAATTTTTCAAACAATAGAAGGAAAAACTTTTTTTAAAGTATTTGGGGGAACCTTATTCTCCTCAAAAAAATTGGTTAAGCTTAATTATTCTGTTAACGATTTTACTACAGACACTATTGAAGCTAAAGCATTTGACCAAAATTTAACACAAGCGGGCTTTATTTCGGTTAGAGAAATTTATCAGTTTAAAATATTAAGAAATCGATTTTGAAAAAAAATTAGTAAAAATAATAAAAAAGTAGTTATTTGACAGTCTGATAATGACGTTTTGTCTGATTCAAAGTTTTTATCAAAAAAAGTTCAAATTTCCAAATTACCAATACAACAATTTAAAATAGTTAAGGCAAAAAAACATTTACTATTAAATGATATCAATTCTGAAGTTATTTTTAATGAGATCAAAGAGGTTTTAATAAATGAAGGACTATTTACATCAAAAGAGCGAATCAGTAGTATTTAA
- a CDS encoding TIGR00282 family metallophosphoesterase, with translation MKILMIGDIYGSKGRELVSKYLQSFKSDNSIDLVIANGENVTHGKSISKKHFEGLLKDGVDVVTSGNHIFKLPEVLSYIESSPKLLKPLNINPFTPGHGTILLKIKDKTVRVTNLIGRSFMEPAENPYFAFDNLLKNHPQANIHLVDFHAEASAEKMAFAWNYDGVITALVGTHTHVQTADEQILPKGTGYITDLGMTGPANSIIGVEPENVIYKEKTGLPTKFHPAGGPGQFCGVIITINEVTDKVETLNRVFVKE, from the coding sequence ATGAAAATTTTAATGATTGGTGATATTTACGGTTCAAAAGGAAGAGAACTAGTTTCAAAATACTTACAAAGTTTTAAATCTGATAATAGCATTGATTTGGTAATTGCCAATGGAGAAAATGTTACACACGGAAAATCAATTTCAAAAAAACATTTTGAGGGTTTATTAAAAGATGGTGTTGATGTTGTAACTTCGGGAAATCATATTTTTAAACTTCCAGAAGTATTAAGTTATATTGAATCTAGTCCAAAATTATTAAAACCTTTAAATATAAACCCGTTTACTCCAGGTCACGGAACTATTTTATTGAAAATTAAAGATAAAACTGTTCGTGTCACCAATCTAATTGGTAGAAGTTTTATGGAACCAGCTGAGAACCCATATTTTGCTTTTGATAATTTGTTAAAGAATCACCCTCAAGCAAACATTCACCTTGTGGATTTCCATGCTGAGGCAAGTGCTGAAAAAATGGCTTTTGCATGAAATTATGATGGAGTTATTACAGCCCTAGTTGGTACACACACTCATGTTCAAACAGCAGATGAACAAATTTTACCAAAAGGAACCGGCTATATTACTGATTTGGGCATGACTGGTCCAGCAAATTCGATAATCGGAGTTGAGCCTGAAAATGTCATTTATAAAGAAAAAACAGGTTTACCAACAAAGTTTCATCCTGCGGGAGGTCCTGGACAATTTTGTGGAGTCATTATAACAATTAATGAAGTTACTGATAAAGTTGAAACTTTAAATAGAGTTTTTGTAAAGGAATAA
- the ylxM gene encoding YlxM family DNA-binding protein has translation MINLEKNNHTIALFDIYKGLLTSKQRKYFEFYYFEDFSLQEIADEHQISRAAVSDSLQKTIKLLASFEDKLNLLKQHSNFRKIVEDFKNSPQLEIQEILRKIEEVIG, from the coding sequence ATGATTAATTTAGAAAAAAACAATCACACTATAGCTTTATTTGACATCTACAAGGGGCTATTAACAAGTAAACAAAGAAAATATTTTGAATTTTATTATTTTGAGGATTTTTCGCTACAAGAAATTGCTGATGAGCACCAAATTTCTCGAGCAGCAGTTTCAGATAGTTTACAAAAAACTATTAAACTATTGGCAAGTTTTGAAGATAAATTGAATCTATTAAAGCAACATTCAAATTTCCGAAAAATAGTAGAAGATTTTAAAAACTCTCCTCAATTAGAAATTCAAGAAATTTTGAGAAAAATAGAAGAGGTAATTGGCTAA
- the ftsY gene encoding signal recognition particle-docking protein FtsY → MGFWQNLKAKREEKRKDKIKIKEIKSSLSFSKEIKKLSKKYKEADDDFFEELENVLISTDMGMAMVVKISNAVQKKVKRKSTFQEIKEILIEELYDSYADSGKFKTELNFVPNRLNIFMMVGVNGTGKTTSLAKLANFYAKQGYKVLVAAADTFRAGAVEQLQEWVDTRLSGVELIRGKKMNQDPASVVFDALEKAETENYDLLLIDTAGRLQNKEYLMRELEKMQSIISRKIKNAPHERLLVIDATTGQNGVSQAKSFSESTNVTGIILTKMDGTSKGGIALAIKDLLNIPVKMIGIGEKLDDIEPFDIEDYIYDLVADFMESSDD, encoded by the coding sequence ATGGGTTTTTGACAAAATTTAAAAGCTAAGCGCGAAGAAAAACGCAAAGATAAAATCAAAATAAAAGAAATTAAATCAAGTTTAAGTTTTTCAAAGGAAATTAAAAAGTTATCAAAAAAATACAAAGAGGCAGATGATGATTTTTTTGAAGAACTAGAAAATGTTTTAATTTCAACTGATATGGGAATGGCCATGGTCGTAAAAATTTCAAACGCAGTTCAAAAGAAAGTGAAGCGAAAATCAACTTTCCAGGAAATTAAAGAAATTTTAATTGAAGAATTATATGATAGCTATGCGGATTCGGGAAAATTTAAGACAGAATTAAACTTTGTTCCCAATCGATTAAATATCTTTATGATGGTTGGTGTAAATGGGACCGGTAAAACAACAAGTTTAGCAAAGCTGGCAAATTTTTATGCAAAACAGGGTTATAAAGTTTTGGTTGCCGCTGCTGATACTTTTAGAGCCGGTGCTGTTGAACAGCTTCAAGAATGAGTTGATACTAGACTTTCGGGTGTTGAATTAATTCGAGGAAAAAAAATGAATCAAGACCCAGCAAGCGTTGTTTTTGATGCTCTAGAAAAAGCCGAGACCGAAAACTATGATTTACTTTTAATTGATACAGCTGGAAGATTACAAAATAAAGAATATTTAATGCGAGAATTGGAAAAAATGCAAAGCATAATTTCAAGAAAAATTAAAAATGCTCCCCATGAACGATTGTTAGTAATTGACGCAACAACAGGTCAAAATGGTGTTTCCCAAGCTAAGTCATTTAGTGAGTCAACAAATGTAACGGGAATAATATTAACAAAAATGGATGGAACAAGTAAAGGTGGAATTGCCTTAGCAATAAAAGATCTTCTCAATATCCCGGTGAAGATGATTGGTATTGGGGAAAAACTAGATGATATCGAGCCCTTTGATATTGAGGACTACATTTACGATTTAGTTGCTGACTTTATGGAATCATCTGATGATTAA
- the phoU gene encoding phosphate signaling complex protein PhoU yields MSYNKILDNDVKAIKKDMSNLVEATKSQYGRTFEAMKKRDIELANQVISGDKVIDQLQNKFTNMALWKIAKQQMVAGDLRLAVGSILISREIERIADYAKLICMFYINYQPGEIEIGYISKMFDLVNQMLNFISSLFENYENEHRKKVLELRKMLDTNLAELNESLVAEIESSNKLAPKKSMLFISAIRELRNLERAGDHLVNVEEILNFIRTGKFDEVFVDDNDFQ; encoded by the coding sequence ATGTCATACAATAAAATTTTAGACAACGATGTCAAAGCAATAAAAAAAGATATGAGTAATTTAGTTGAAGCCACAAAATCGCAATATGGAAGAACTTTTGAAGCGATGAAAAAAAGAGATATTGAACTTGCTAATCAAGTAATTAGTGGGGATAAGGTCATCGATCAATTACAAAATAAATTTACTAATATGGCATTGTGAAAAATCGCAAAACAACAAATGGTCGCTGGTGACTTGCGCTTGGCAGTTGGTTCAATTCTGATTAGTAGAGAGATTGAGCGAATTGCGGATTATGCAAAACTAATATGCATGTTTTATATTAATTATCAACCAGGAGAAATTGAAATTGGTTATATATCAAAAATGTTTGACCTAGTAAATCAAATGCTAAATTTTATTTCTAGTTTATTTGAAAACTATGAAAATGAACATCGAAAAAAAGTATTGGAACTAAGAAAAATGTTAGATACTAACTTAGCTGAATTAAATGAAAGTTTAGTTGCAGAAATTGAAAGTTCAAATAAACTTGCGCCCAAAAAGTCAATGTTATTTATTAGCGCTATTCGAGAACTAAGAAATTTAGAGCGCGCCGGGGATCACTTAGTTAATGTAGAAGAAATTTTGAACTTTATTAGAACCGGAAAATTCGATGAAGTTTTTGTTGATGACAATGATTTTCAATAA
- the pstB gene encoding phosphate ABC transporter ATP-binding protein PstB → MFTKVKKPLLKDRENVIEVENLDFYYSSGTKQALSKINMKIKQNTVTAFIGPSGCGKSTLLRSINRMNDLVENVVIQGAIKVNGINIYEPGINVARLRTEVGMVFQKANPFPISIYDNVAFGPRSQGIRDKEVINQLVEDSLRKAALWDDVKDYLKDSALGLSGGQQQRLCIARAIAMRPKILLMDEPTSALDPIATLKVEELILKLKKDYTIVIVTHSMAQATRVSDYTAFFLSGELVEYDRTKRIFTNPKDKKTEDYISGRFG, encoded by the coding sequence TTATTTACCAAAGTCAAAAAACCACTTTTAAAAGATCGCGAAAACGTAATTGAAGTTGAGAATTTGGATTTTTACTACTCTTCTGGAACTAAACAAGCGCTTTCAAAAATAAATATGAAAATCAAGCAAAATACAGTGACAGCTTTCATAGGACCAAGTGGTTGTGGGAAATCAACGCTACTTCGCTCAATAAATCGTATGAACGATTTGGTTGAAAATGTAGTTATTCAAGGGGCTATTAAAGTAAATGGGATAAATATTTATGAACCAGGAATAAATGTTGCTAGATTGCGAACTGAAGTCGGAATGGTGTTTCAAAAAGCAAACCCATTTCCAATCTCAATTTATGATAATGTTGCTTTTGGACCGCGAAGTCAAGGAATTCGCGATAAAGAAGTCATAAATCAACTAGTTGAAGACTCATTAAGAAAAGCTGCTTTGTGAGATGATGTTAAAGATTATTTAAAGGATTCTGCTTTGGGATTATCTGGGGGGCAACAACAACGTTTGTGTATTGCTCGTGCAATCGCAATGCGCCCAAAAATTCTTTTAATGGATGAGCCAACAAGTGCATTAGACCCAATTGCAACATTAAAAGTTGAGGAATTAATTTTAAAATTAAAAAAAGATTATACAATAGTAATAGTAACTCATTCTATGGCCCAAGCCACAAGAGTTAGTGATTATACAGCGTTTTTTCTTTCAGGAGAACTTGTTGAATATGATCGCACGAAAAGAATATTTACCAACCCTAAAGATAAAAAAACTGAAGATTACATTTCAGGTAGATTTGGATAG